In the genome of Peptostreptococcaceae bacterium, one region contains:
- a CDS encoding acetyl-CoA hydrolase/transferase family protein, with protein MNWEEIYASKIVTAEEAVSHITSGDHIFPMHAAGEPKHIIYKLLERSDLKNLTIHQGLNVGDAPYALPEYKNWITVDSIFVGKNNRKAIQDGRGEFTPLHFYALPRAIRQGSIPCDVAMIQCTPPDVDGYVNTGISCDQTRLICEKSRVSIAQVNHNVPHVCGDTLIHISEIDYFVEFDEDLYTIPSISSNDPIAEKIGYNISTLINDGDTLQMGQGNIPNAILKYLSDKKDLGIHTEVFSDNLIPLIEAGIVNGAKKTINNRKIISTFIQGSKELYNYVDNNNLICLKPVDYTNDVSIIAKNDNMIAINSAIEVDLMGQVVADSIGSKTFSGVGGQLDFLRGALLSSNGKPVIALPSTAKGGTVSRIVATLKLGTPVTTTRQDVYYVVTEYGVANLFGKNIRERANLLIGISHPDFQEQLKIDFDKYLKEAGVENGMRL; from the coding sequence ATGAATTGGGAAGAAATTTATGCAAGTAAAATTGTTACTGCAGAAGAAGCGGTAAGCCATATAACATCAGGTGATCACATATTCCCTATGCATGCTGCAGGCGAACCAAAACATATTATCTATAAACTACTTGAACGGAGTGATTTGAAGAATCTTACGATTCATCAAGGGTTGAACGTCGGAGATGCGCCTTACGCTCTTCCAGAATATAAAAATTGGATCACCGTTGATTCAATCTTCGTCGGGAAAAATAATAGAAAAGCTATACAGGATGGCCGAGGGGAGTTTACACCACTCCACTTCTATGCTTTGCCAAGAGCTATCAGGCAAGGTAGTATTCCCTGCGATGTTGCAATGATACAATGCACCCCCCCAGATGTTGATGGTTATGTCAATACGGGCATATCATGCGATCAAACAAGGCTTATTTGTGAAAAGTCTAGGGTCTCAATCGCACAAGTTAACCATAATGTTCCTCATGTTTGTGGTGACACTTTAATCCACATCTCAGAGATTGACTACTTTGTAGAGTTTGATGAGGATTTATATACTATTCCATCTATTAGTAGCAATGATCCTATAGCAGAAAAAATCGGTTACAACATTTCAACATTAATCAACGATGGAGACACTCTACAAATGGGTCAAGGAAATATTCCAAATGCTATTCTAAAATACTTATCTGATAAGAAAGATTTGGGAATACATACCGAAGTATTCTCTGATAACCTTATTCCTTTGATTGAAGCTGGAATTGTAAATGGGGCAAAGAAAACCATTAACAATAGAAAAATCATCTCAACTTTTATTCAAGGTAGCAAAGAACTTTACAATTATGTTGATAATAACAATTTGATTTGTTTAAAACCGGTTGATTATACAAATGACGTCTCTATTATTGCAAAGAATGATAACATGATTGCAATTAATTCTGCAATTGAAGTAGACCTTATGGGCCAAGTAGTTGCTGACTCTATTGGAAGCAAGACATTTAGCGGTGTTGGTGGACAACTTGATTTCTTGCGTGGGGCATTGCTGTCAAGTAATGGCAAACCCGTAATAGCACTTCCTTCGACCGCCAAAGGAGGAACAGTTTCTCGAATAGTTGCAACGCTAAAACTAGGAACACCTGTAACCACTACCCGGCAGGATGTGTATTATGTTGTCACAGAATACGGCGTGGCAAACTTGTTCGGGAAAAATATTAGAGAAAGAGCCAATTTGTTGATTGGGATTTCACATCCAGACTTCCAGGAGCAACTTAAAATAGACTTCGATAAATATCTTAAAGAAGCAGGTGTTGAAAATGGCATGAGGCTATAG
- a CDS encoding 2-hydroxyglutaryl-CoA dehydratase, producing MFLGIDIGSSSSKAVILDMEGNILAQEVVNIGTGTKGVELVLDQIFEVTNLQMMAFKYTIVTGYGRMTYIGANMQITEITCHAKGVSYLYPKARSIIDIGGQDAKAIRLNSSGQVENFQMNEKCAAGTGRFFEVMARVLNCGINELSNLAEQGNDSVNISSVCTVFAESEVISQLATGASRQAVAKGVNQSVAKRIAGLCNRIGLVPDVIMTGGVALNHNMVKTLEEEIGIPIIVPESPQTIGALGAAVLAREKYINNLKNKE from the coding sequence ATGTTTTTAGGAATTGACATTGGCTCATCTTCATCCAAAGCCGTAATTTTAGATATGGAAGGGAATATTCTTGCTCAAGAAGTAGTAAATATAGGCACGGGAACGAAGGGCGTAGAATTAGTACTTGACCAGATTTTCGAAGTGACTAATTTGCAGATGATGGCATTCAAGTATACTATCGTTACTGGCTACGGCCGAATGACATACATAGGCGCAAATATGCAAATCACCGAGATTACTTGTCACGCTAAAGGTGTATCATATTTATATCCAAAAGCCCGAAGCATTATTGATATAGGTGGGCAAGATGCAAAGGCAATCAGGTTAAATTCTAGCGGTCAGGTTGAAAACTTTCAAATGAATGAAAAGTGTGCTGCAGGTACTGGAAGATTCTTTGAAGTTATGGCTAGGGTTCTAAATTGTGGCATCAATGAACTATCAAATCTTGCAGAGCAAGGTAATGACTCTGTTAACATTAGCAGTGTTTGCACAGTATTCGCCGAATCAGAAGTTATTTCTCAACTTGCAACCGGAGCTTCAAGGCAGGCGGTAGCAAAAGGTGTCAACCAATCGGTTGCCAAACGAATAGCCGGGTTATGTAATCGGATAGGACTTGTTCCTGATGTAATAATGACTGGTGGCGTAGCTTTAAACCATAACATGGTTAAGACACTTGAAGAAGAAATAGGCATACCTATAATTGTTCCTGAATCACCACAAACTATAGGTGCATTAGGAGCCGCCGTATTAGCCAGAGAAAAATATATTAACAATTTAAAAAATAAGGAGTAA
- a CDS encoding 2-hydroxyacyl-CoA dehydratase, with the protein MNQVELLINQFLKEARNPKQTVTNVMASTGKKAFGCFPIYVPEEIIYAAGVLPVGMWGGQTQGSKVNAYIQSFCCSIMRANMEQGMAGTYDFLDGIIIPTFCDTMKAILANWPVAVPQVKVIPFVYPQNRTSEYSAQFLISQFRNFQYNLENLLSKKISEADIENSFLTYEKYRAAMREFVELVNYYPKTLNPKIRHMIIKASNFNDKAVYTKRLCHLMELIKEMPQEKVHGPKVVITGLMAEPEQFLDLFTENGYTFIADDLAHESRQFRTHARSEGTAIEKMAYRIIDLRGCPFFYEENKSRGTMLKTLVEKYNADAVVVCMFKFCDPEEFDYPVYKNELDKDGIKILYLEIEQQMDSVAQLRTRIQSFTEMIMNKIK; encoded by the coding sequence ATGAATCAAGTAGAACTTCTTATTAATCAATTTCTTAAAGAGGCAAGAAACCCAAAACAAACCGTTACCAATGTTATGGCCTCAACAGGGAAAAAAGCCTTTGGTTGTTTCCCTATCTATGTTCCAGAGGAAATCATTTATGCAGCAGGCGTGTTACCCGTAGGCATGTGGGGGGGGCAGACACAAGGGTCGAAGGTGAATGCTTATATCCAAAGTTTTTGTTGTTCCATCATGCGAGCAAATATGGAACAGGGAATGGCTGGTACATACGATTTCCTTGATGGAATTATTATTCCCACCTTTTGCGATACTATGAAAGCAATACTGGCAAATTGGCCAGTGGCAGTACCACAGGTCAAAGTTATACCCTTTGTATATCCACAGAACAGGACCAGCGAATATAGTGCTCAGTTTCTGATTTCGCAGTTCAGAAACTTTCAATACAATCTAGAAAACCTTTTGAGCAAAAAAATCTCTGAAGCTGACATTGAAAATAGCTTTCTAACGTACGAAAAATACAGGGCAGCAATGAGAGAATTTGTGGAACTTGTTAATTATTATCCGAAGACACTGAATCCAAAAATAAGGCATATGATTATTAAAGCTTCCAACTTCAATGACAAAGCAGTTTATACTAAACGTTTATGCCATCTTATGGAATTAATCAAAGAAATGCCACAAGAAAAAGTGCACGGTCCAAAAGTCGTTATTACTGGCCTTATGGCTGAACCGGAGCAGTTCCTTGATTTATTTACTGAAAATGGATATACCTTTATAGCAGATGATCTAGCTCATGAATCAAGACAATTTAGAACACACGCGAGATCGGAAGGAACGGCAATCGAAAAGATGGCGTATCGTATTATTGATCTCCGAGGTTGTCCTTTCTTCTATGAGGAAAACAAATCAAGAGGAACTATGCTTAAAACCTTGGTTGAAAAGTATAATGCCGATGCAGTTGTCGTATGCATGTTCAAATTCTGTGACCCAGAAGAATTCGACTATCCAGTTTATAAAAATGAACTTGATAAAGATGGCATCAAGATTCTATATCTAGAAATTGAGCAGCAGATGGACTCTGTGGCACAGCTTAGAACCAGAATACAAAGTTTTACCGAAATGATAATGAATAAGATCAAATGA
- a CDS encoding 2-hydroxyacyl-CoA dehydratase, translating to MSETKLTSKELLSQLLQAHYAEAITAKAEGKPVVWSTSIAPQELLEAMDLTVVYPENHAAAVGARKDAPQFISSAETDGYSVDICSYARVNMGYANLQFSEAENIPMPDLIYCCSNICCTVIKWYENIAKKFNIPLIMIDAPFNPSYEVTEDNVIFVEGQLKDAIAKLEDFTGRKMDYDRLKDVMEISNETATWWKKATDLAVNVPSPLNGFDMFNYMATIVCLRGRKAGTQLFKLWYEELKEKADGSIGPWKDGAEEKYRIIWDGIACWPYLGPTYKILKKNGVNMVTSTYPESWTILYEPGDLRDMARAYDSIYTQRNIDYAADRLLNLATTFQIDGVLFHSNRSCKGMDFKQFEIQRRLTRELGIPSVIFDGDQTDPNIFSEAQYETRVQALVEMMAENKKRKEREFDESSRTSY from the coding sequence ATGTCAGAAACAAAACTTACCTCAAAGGAACTATTAAGCCAACTGCTTCAGGCCCACTATGCCGAGGCCATCACGGCAAAGGCAGAAGGCAAACCCGTAGTTTGGTCTACCTCTATTGCTCCGCAAGAACTGCTTGAAGCCATGGATTTAACTGTAGTATACCCGGAAAACCACGCGGCTGCCGTAGGTGCCAGGAAAGATGCTCCACAATTTATTTCAAGTGCTGAAACTGACGGCTACTCTGTGGATATTTGCTCCTACGCACGTGTAAATATGGGCTATGCTAATCTTCAATTTTCTGAGGCCGAAAACATTCCCATGCCAGATTTGATTTATTGCTGTAGCAACATCTGTTGCACTGTAATCAAATGGTATGAAAATATTGCGAAGAAATTCAATATCCCATTAATAATGATTGATGCACCTTTTAATCCCAGTTATGAGGTGACCGAGGATAACGTAATTTTTGTGGAGGGTCAGCTTAAAGATGCTATTGCAAAGCTTGAAGATTTTACTGGTAGAAAAATGGATTATGATCGGCTTAAGGACGTTATGGAAATATCGAACGAAACCGCTACATGGTGGAAAAAAGCTACAGATCTTGCAGTCAATGTTCCTTCCCCATTAAACGGATTCGATATGTTTAACTATATGGCTACTATAGTATGCCTTCGTGGAAGAAAAGCTGGCACTCAACTATTTAAGTTATGGTATGAGGAACTTAAAGAAAAAGCAGATGGTAGCATAGGCCCATGGAAGGATGGTGCAGAAGAAAAGTACCGAATTATATGGGATGGTATTGCCTGCTGGCCATACTTGGGACCCACCTACAAGATTCTCAAAAAAAATGGAGTTAATATGGTAACCTCCACTTATCCCGAATCTTGGACTATTCTTTATGAACCAGGGGATTTGCGCGACATGGCCAGAGCCTATGATTCTATATATACGCAAAGAAACATTGACTATGCCGCAGACAGACTGCTAAACCTAGCAACTACATTTCAAATCGATGGGGTACTCTTTCACTCAAATAGAAGCTGTAAAGGCATGGATTTCAAACAATTTGAGATACAGCGTAGATTGACGCGTGAATTAGGGATTCCTTCAGTAATATTTGATGGTGATCAAACAGACCCGAATATTTTCTCAGAAGCTCAGTACGAAACTAGAGTACAAGCCCTAGTCGAAATGATGGCTGAAAACAAAAAAAGAAAGGAGAGAGAATTTGATGAATCAAGTAGAACTTCTTATTAA